The stretch of DNA ttttaatttcagCATTCAACAGTGTAGAGTTGATATTTCTAAATTGCCATGTGGAACTGTAATTATTGCAGCTGGAATATAATAAAGCACTAACATCTCTATAATTAGACGCATTGCAGTGTCTAACACGTTAGCGTGGATGTCctatatattttacattaataggTCGACATATTTGTGATAAAGTTTTAAAGGTCCCAAGAATAATATTGCAACCACTATTGCGGTCGCATTTAGTTgtattttttcttaatataaaaCTTTGTACAGTAACTTCAACAGTGACCGCAATCACAATTGAAATGGTACGaccaaaacaaagaaaaaaaaggaagaaatatCAGGATTGGCATATGCATAACAAATTAAAGGAGCAGCAGACAAAAATAGGATGAGATAAGATAACCGAGAGACAACGAGTTGTTGGCTCATTCGTTTTCCATGATGGCAGTTGGCAAATGGCAACTATAGATAGGTCTAAAGCCTGCatgtaaaatttataaattttacttGCTGCAGATAATAATCTAACAGAGTTTAATTTAACATCATAAAATATAGATGACATTTGATTTATTTACATTTGCATCTTATTTAAGCCTTCACTTCACATTCTAGATAATGTGTAGTCCATGGCATCCACAAGGAAATCTGCACCCATAAAAATAAACAAGCTGTTAGTAATAAAGACCAAGACTAGTAgtactatttatttatctaatgTTAACAAAAAAAGAGAATTAGAGGCTAATGTTACCTGCATCTTCTTTGGTGAAACATAAGGGAGGTGTAATTCTGAATACATTTCCATAATAGCCACCTTTTCCAATTAGCACTCCCAATTCTGTGGTAACAACAGAGGAGTTTATTAGTGACATATAAGAAAACAGACAAATATCGCTAGAAACCGTTATGAATGCAAGGAATCCTTGACTGCAGGAAATTAAGAACAACTAAATCTATGTTTGGATTCACGTTAAATTCATCATTCTCGCTTCTCAAAGCATtctaattgtgattttataaagtTAGAAATTGGAGCTTTTCGCTCAACTCACAGTCGCATAGTGATTGTTGCTAAATCCAAACACACACTTAGCCTATAGCAATTGAGACTTTACCTTTCATTTGATCCATGACATGAAGTGTTTCATCTTTTGCTGGTGTTTTGAGTTCACGGTCAGTGACAAGTTCAACTCCAAGCATCAATCCTTTTCCTCTCACATCACCAATTACTATAACAGAAAACCAAGAAGTTTGAATTCATGAAAGGCTGTACATTAATATTAGACGGGTAAGAATAAGGGAGATGAAACCTTACATTCATATTTGTCCTTGAGTGCATTAAGCCTGTCTTTCAAATGGGACCCCACTACAAATGCATTTTCTTGAAGCTTTTCCTTCTCGATTACTTTTAAAACGGCCAGTCCTGCAGCTGTACAAACAGGATTTCCACCAAAGGTGTTAAAGTAACTTCGGTGAGTCAAGACCTTTGCGATCTCAGGAGTAGTTACAACAGCACCAAGTGGAATGCCATTTCCAATACCCTGCCAAAAGCAAAATCAAGAAAACAAGCCAACAATAATGAGCATACATACTTGACTAGACTAGGCATACATGATACATATTATGTGTGTAGTAGATATAAACATATGCAAGGTTTTAAATCAAAGTCACAGTCACATTCGCATCTGATTCTTGATATTGTAGAGAATCTCAATCAACTACAGCCACGATTGTGGCTGCATTCTTGGTGCAGAGACATTAAAATCATCGATATTGCAAATCAAATTGTGGTTGCATCAGGCATCACAACTGCAATTGTGACCGCATTTATTTGTGTTTTACCACAATATAAGTTTTGCAACTTAACTTCGACCACAACAGCAATTTAAAACCATTCTATGTTGCACTTTCATGACCAGACAAGGCAAATATTCTATATTCTTTGGCACCAACAGTTAAATTAAGATGGTTGTTTCGACTCTGACAAGGAGAGAAGAGTTAGTTACCTTTGCCATTGTTACTATGTCAGGTTGAACACCTTGGGTTTCAAATCCCCAGAAATGACCAGTGCGAGCAAACCCAGACTGAACCTCGTCAGCAATACAAAGACCTCCAGCTTTTTTAACAATATCATAGGCAGCAGGCAAGTAACCAGGTGCCAATTCAACAATGCCCCCTACTCCCTACCATAAAACAACAAGAGCAAGATCAACAACTGTGtttgctaaaaaaaaaaacttatgacaTCAAATGACCGATTCATTTTAGATGGGAAATTGTACCATACAGATTAACTTCATAAAACATCAGTTTACACCATTAGTATTTTTAGACAATTTCTTAGTAAAACATTTACTGATAAGTTTAATATGTAATAACACTAACTAAAAAAGTGGTCTATCATATCACTATCTAATGAGACACCTCAGGCCAAAAAGTGAAGTTTGTGAAAAAGGTTTCAATGGAATTGTTCTTTAACAAAATGGAACTCGTCTATGCTTCACCATAGATACTTACCTGTATAGCTTCAGATATGAACGCAGCAACATTTCCTGAAGTTCCAAAGTTAATGATCTCTTGGACATCTCTTGCATACTTCTTTCCATCAGAGCCAAAAACACCTCTGTAAGGGTCTGGATTTACTGCATGATGAACACCACTCTggtagcaacaaaaaaaaaaactgttaagCACCTACATTTATCAGAGACCTGTCTCAACGTCCTACATACGACTTAGTCTGACACAGCCGTATgtattacattcaattaattaattttttcaaattataaacAATGCCGATGTATTAATTTGATTGTCGTGTTTGGTGTGTttgtattatagaaaaataatacacAATATTGCATTTGCATGTGAACTCACATGGCAATTggcaaaaagtaaaatacatttCCATGACAACAATAATACTAATTTTGGGCCAAGATAACATATAACATACTCCTGATTGAGAATGAATAAGACACGACACCCATGTAATGGTGTAAATTATTATTTGCTTAAGGGGGTCCACGCTTTCATTATCATAAGAAATCATTGCCATAACACTTTAGTACTTATCTGAACCTATTACTTAGTTAATTTCCAGAGATATATATTCCTTTTTTAAATGCTAGCGATAACAAGCAAGTCACTTTCGTAGTTGATAGAAATGTGCCCAGCGATGCCAAACTCCGTTGGTGTTGCTATCACATATAAAAGTTAAGTGAAAGTATGCGTCAGCTACATATATGTGTTAGTCCAGTCCACTACTACCTATAAGTCAATTTGTTCCAAATTAAGTTaatataagacaaaaaaaattacgttAATTAATTGAACTGTGCAAGCAATTTAGCACGGGTTAAAAGTTCGAAAGGTTCTATACAAAGAGAAAGTGGGACATGCCACGTGTTTTTCTCCAATTCGAAATTACAATTCCAAACCCTCAGAACTACTTTTTAGTCCACAACTTATAACTCTCTCGGAtctaaaataaatgtaaaaataattattatttagaactaaatgttattttcaattatcgattatatttgaattagtggtaTAAGAAGAAACAAAGTAGAATTAACTGAATTAAAATGACATTCATCTTATATAATCCATCTAGCCTATTCTATATTTCATACTCTAGCACTAATCCaaacattacttttttttttacaagaatcCAAACATAACTTAAGGCATGAATTTTTAAggaagtaaaataaaatttcacagCATACCTGTACAACATTAAATTTCCAGATGCTTTGAGCAGTGGCCCCCATAGTCCCACTTGCATTGCCATGGTATGAATTTCTAAGTGATATTATGTCATGGCATCCCGTGTACAACCTTGCAATCATCATTGCCAATTCGTTTGCTTCTGTTCCAGAATTTGTAAAAAACGCCACCTACATATAATAGTCACACACAGTTTTCCCACTCAATATTAAcaagaaacataaacaaaagtTTATACACACGCACAGAGAAAATATCAAATGTCTCGAAACAATATCTGGCAAGTAAATAATACTAGATGTAAGTATTTGTTTTTACAGAAACGTGTAGTAAATAATACAAGATATATATCATACTTCTAAAGTAAACGTGTCAAACAATactgtaaaaagaaaaatttaaacgTGTAAAACACTAAActattacaataataaaaatttgaaagtgCCTATCATCGCTCCCATCtgtatatttcattatttatctTCAACTAATCTTTttcttatgtatttttttacaagtcatttataatagataatagaatTAAACCACTACTCTATGGAAATtactaaatatttaattaatcttaaTCGTAAGCAACCTAAACATTAGCTTTTGATAAGCTAAAATAAAAGTTTGTACACTGGTAGTGAGAATTTGAAATTGGctaagaaatttttattttagtaatagtCTAATAACTAAACCCGCATACTTTAAACgtaaaaatatggaaaattttAAATACGAACTCTAGTTCAAATATATCAATGTCTTTGCAACTGAATTGTACTTAAAAGACATTAATTAAGAAATTTTGATCTAATACTTGTTTTACTGATGCTTATTATTCTGATGTGATAAGAATTAATTCAGATATAAATATTCATActcaatcaattaattataataaaatatatttttggtaaataaatatttgattgagAGTGAAATTAGAACAATTAAACTTCACCCCCATATAAACTAATTTGAGCATACTTGTTCTGAAATactgtatatatatatcttctGGTCTCCCATTAATCAAATgggatattattttataaaaattgagatattatttgataatttatgaTTCAATTATGTGTTTGGTTGGGTGTATTTGGACGTGAAACTTAAACAAACTAAACTTAAACAAACTGGTGAGTTAGGTGATGGGGGGTTTTGTTGTTAGACATGGACAAGAGACATTATCTTTTGGCCACGAAACCATCGATATCTCCCCACGCCAGCACAGCATACTCCAATCCCATGATATTGACAAATTGGCAATTAAAGTAGTTTATTAAATATCTAATTGGCGTACTCAATGCTCCATGATCGAAACATAGTtatctaatattttatcattgaACCTTAATTGTATACtagtaatatattataattataattataattatatattataactataatacataaaaaagcTTGAAAACTATTGTCTTcctaaatgattttaattaactagtttaattcaaaataataatttaagtcttACGAAATAAGTTCTAACCTAATAAATTACTCActttataagaattaaatttgaaaattgataGGTTAGAACTTATTGTACCAATAAGGgagtatttttgttttgttttttatttgagtatggtgatattttttctttggtaatattttcttaaaaattaaccTGAGACCAATTATTTCAATACTGCAAACCACTAATAATTACTAAATGAGATACTCTTTTTCGCACAACAAGTTTCTCAAGATTCAAACTGAAAATTATCTTCTAGAATATAACTGACTTCGTTTACAAGCTTGATGAATTTCTTAAAATGCTTTAAAAACGGCGTTCAGAGAAAACTTGCCTGTAATTTGGCGTATTTCTTAACTGTATAAAATTAAACCTTAAAGTTTAATTCCAATTCCAGTTTAGTActgtatatattatatattaatgacaaaaaaaaaaacagatgaTTTGGTATTAAAGCTATAATACAAAACTGAGCTCACTCTCTGCAATTATGTTTTTCAAATGGAAGGGATCGGTGGCGCCTTCCAAATATACTACTACTAGTATATAATTGAATctcattttttaatagaatgaTTTAGCTCCTTAacttgaatataaataaaatttgaccTCATTATTAGGTATATCCGATACATTAATATAATAGTTTCAgtcaatcacttttttttttggaattgaAGTGACAAAAACTAAATCTCTATTACTGTGTTTTAATGGATCTCTTAtgaatagtataaaaaataaataaataaatttgttggtttaaaatataaaaaggtcAATTGATATATCTatatttaataacattattttaaaattattcttatatTATTCAGCAAAAAATAAATTCGTGTATTAATGCCTTAATATTATGGGAAATcattataataatttgagaTAAGTTAGctattgtatatttttaatgtaaaatcaagaaaaacaaatatatttaattactgtttttaataaatataagaataaatatttaattactattaaaTGTACTTAATTGTGATTGAATAACACCATCGTAATCTTAATTTTTTGCGTTTAATTTATAACTTCAAtcacaatataaaattataattaaaaaaggtCCCAAAGAAAAGGGTcgtaaaaatcaaaatttaatccaaaaaaaaaaacatagtttGTAATC from Cicer arietinum cultivar CDC Frontier isolate Library 1 chromosome 3, Cicar.CDCFrontier_v2.0, whole genome shotgun sequence encodes:
- the LOC101488709 gene encoding alanine--glyoxylate aminotransferase 2 homolog 3, mitochondrial-like, translated to MTGSLVAKLILRRSPLPQSRFILQRGISQQAAERTKDVSAEPPVLPAFDYAPPAYTGPSGDEILAKRKEYLSPSILHFYKSPLNVVEGRRQYLFDENGRRYLDGFGGIATVCCGHGHPDVVAAIVEQTKRLQHSTVLYLNHAVTDFAEALASKLPGNLKVAFFTNSGTEANELAMMIARLYTGCHDIISLRNSYHGNASGTMGATAQSIWKFNVVQSGVHHAVNPDPYRGVFGSDGKKYARDVQEIINFGTSGNVAAFISEAIQGVGGIVELAPGYLPAAYDIVKKAGGLCIADEVQSGFARTGHFWGFETQGVQPDIVTMAKGIGNGIPLGAVVTTPEIAKVLTHRSYFNTFGGNPVCTAAGLAVLKVIEKEKLQENAFVVGSHLKDRLNALKDKYELIGDVRGKGLMLGVELVTDRELKTPAKDETLHVMDQMKELGVLIGKGGYYGNVFRITPPLCFTKEDADFLVDAMDYTLSRM